ACCGCATTATGTGATCGATGCTCCGGGTGGGGGAGGAAAGATTCCGCTGCTGCCCGAATACGTTACCGGCAGGGAGAACGGAGATATCCTGCTGGTCAACTATCAGAAAAAGGTGTTCCGGTATCCGGATTATATGTAGGCTTTAACCGTTTAATTTTTACAGACCATGATCATCGGACTCACATATGATCTCCGTTCGGCTTATCTTGCCATGGGCTATTCCGAGGAGGAAACCGCCGAATTCGACCGTGAAAGCACCATCGATTCCCTCGATGCCACCTTGCAGGATCTGGGATACCAGACCCGCCGCATCGGGCATCTCAGGCAATTGATAGAACGGCTGCAACAGGGAGAAAGCTGGGACCTGGTTTTCAACATCTGCGAAGGCATGCACGGCATAGCCCGCGAAGCCCAGGTCCCGGCCCTGCTGGATGCATACCGCATCCCCTATGTCTTCTCATCCCCCCTCGTGATGGCCCTTACACTCGATAAGTCGATGGCCAAAAGGGTTGTTCGTGACGCCGGTATCAACACACCGGATTTTATCGTTGTCAACAAAACATCGGATATCAACCATGTCCGTCTTCCCTTCCCTCTCTTTGCCAAACCCCTTGCGGAAGGCACAGGGAAAGGGATCAACGGGAAATCGGTGATCCGCGACAGGAAAGAACTGAACGATACCTGTACCTACCTGCTGAAGGAATTCAGACAACCCGTGATCGTGGAAGCCTTCCTGAGCGGACGGGAATTCACCACCGGCATCGTGGGTACCGGCGATCGGGCCCGCTGCGTGGGAACCATGGAGATCATCCTGAACCATAAAGCAGAACAGGATGTATATTCCTATACCAATAAGGAAGAATGTGAATCGTTGGTAAAATATGTTGCCACCAAAGGAAAGGAAAAGGAGGAATGTGAACAACTGGCCCTGGATGCATACAGGGTTCTGGGCTGTGAGGATGCCGCCAGGGTGGATATACGCTACGATGCTGATGGCCGGGCTTCTTTTATGGAGATCAACCCCTTGCCCGGACTCCATCCTGAACACTCCGACCTGCCCATCCTGGCTGGACTGAATGGGATACCTTTCCCCGAACTGATGAAGATGATCATGGATTCGGCGGTCTCTAAGATCACATCAGCCATTCATAAAACCTAGCCGGTAATATGAAAAAGGCAATCATCCTGATCAACGCCCTGGGCCCGGATGCGGGACCTGATGAAATCGATGTTCTCAAACAGGCAGAAGCCATTGAACATGCACTGCTGGAACTGGGATATGCAACGGAACGGCTCTTTCTCGACCTTGACCTGAAACATGCCGCCCTAAAGCTCCAGGAAGCATCACCCCACTTTGTCTTTAACCTCGTGGAAAGCCTCGATGGCTCCGGCAACCTTATCCACCTTGGTCCCACCCTGCTGGAACATCTGAAGATCCCTTTTACAGGATGCGGCTCCGAAGCCATGTACATCACCAGCAATAAGATCCTGGCCAAAACCCTGATGCAACAGAAAGGCATACCTACCCCCCACTGGTTCGAAGATCCTTCGGATGCCATGCCGGATAAGCATTATATCGCCAAACCGATGTGGGAGGATGCATCCCTGGGTATAGGCGACGGCAATATCCTGCCGGGTGATCCCGTTGTGATCCGCAACTTCCTGGAAAATAACAGGAATTACCGTTATTTCTTTGAAGAATACATCGAAGGACGGGAGTTCAATATTTCTCTGCTTGCCGGAACGGTCCTGCCCGTGGCCGAGATCGAGTTCCGCGGCTACCCCGCCGGCAAACCCCGTATCGTGGGATATGAGGCAAAATGGCAGGAAGGTTCATTCGAATATGAGAATACGGTTCGCTCTTTCGGGCTTGATAGCAAGGATACAAAGCTTACCGGGCATTTAAAGGATATTTGTCTTCACTGTTGGTCCCTTTTCGGTTTATCGGGCTATGCAAGGGTTGACTTCCGGGTGGATCAGAAGGGCAGGCCCTGGGTGCTGGAAGTCAATGCAAATCCATGCCTGTCGCCGGATGCCGGATTTGTGGCCGCTGCCGACAGAGCGGGCATTGGTTTTACCAGGGTTGTTGAACGAATTATAAAGGATATATGGAAAGTATAAGTTTCAGGAAGGAAGTCAGGAAAAGCGATGTGGAGACCGTACGGGAAATGGTGACAGGAACGGGTTTCTTCAACCGGGAGGAGATTGATATCGCCGCCGAACTGGTTATGGAAAGGCTTGAAAAAGGCGAGGCCAGCGGTTATGAGTTCATCTTCCTGGAGCTCGACGAGACCACCGTAGCTTATTCCTGTTTCGGCAGGATACCCCTCACTAAAAGCAGTTACGACCTCTACTGGATCGTGACCAATACCCAATGGCGCAACCGCGGACTGGGCAAGATACTCCTGAAAGAAACCGAAGAGGCCATCCTGAAAGAAAATGGAAGTGCCGTTTACGCAGAAACCTCCTCCCGGGAACAGTACCTCCCAACCCGGAAATTTTACGAAAACAACGGCTATCTGCTTAAAGCCCGCTTCGAGGATTATTACGACAGGGGTGATGACCTGGTGTTTTATGTAAAGGGGTTGGCTTAGAGCAGGTTAGTAGAAGATAGATTGCAAGGATGATACTTGTTTTTGCAGGTTTAATGCTGGATAGTATTTCACCACAATAGTCACAACCTGTCCCGATGAAAATCGGGAATAGAACACATTAGTTTTATATGATTACTATTGTGTTCTATTGTGCCTATTGTGGTTACATTCTCTCATTCTTCACCACCTACTTAATCACAAGAAGCCCGGAACTAACCCTCATACCTGCTGCCTCCACAGTAACATGATAAACACCTGATGTAAGAACAAGACTATTGTCCGTTACCAGGTCCAATCTCCAGGAATGGGTTCCCTCTTCCTGAAAAACCGGGGC
The window above is part of the Bacteroidota bacterium genome. Proteins encoded here:
- a CDS encoding GNAT family N-acetyltransferase; its protein translation is MESISFRKEVRKSDVETVREMVTGTGFFNREEIDIAAELVMERLEKGEASGYEFIFLELDETTVAYSCFGRIPLTKSSYDLYWIVTNTQWRNRGLGKILLKETEEAILKENGSAVYAETSSREQYLPTRKFYENNGYLLKARFEDYYDRGDDLVFYVKGLA
- a CDS encoding D-alanine--D-alanine ligase, with product MKKAIILINALGPDAGPDEIDVLKQAEAIEHALLELGYATERLFLDLDLKHAALKLQEASPHFVFNLVESLDGSGNLIHLGPTLLEHLKIPFTGCGSEAMYITSNKILAKTLMQQKGIPTPHWFEDPSDAMPDKHYIAKPMWEDASLGIGDGNILPGDPVVIRNFLENNRNYRYFFEEYIEGREFNISLLAGTVLPVAEIEFRGYPAGKPRIVGYEAKWQEGSFEYENTVRSFGLDSKDTKLTGHLKDICLHCWSLFGLSGYARVDFRVDQKGRPWVLEVNANPCLSPDAGFVAAADRAGIGFTRVVERIIKDIWKV
- a CDS encoding ATP-grasp domain-containing protein; this translates as MIIGLTYDLRSAYLAMGYSEEETAEFDRESTIDSLDATLQDLGYQTRRIGHLRQLIERLQQGESWDLVFNICEGMHGIAREAQVPALLDAYRIPYVFSSPLVMALTLDKSMAKRVVRDAGINTPDFIVVNKTSDINHVRLPFPLFAKPLAEGTGKGINGKSVIRDRKELNDTCTYLLKEFRQPVIVEAFLSGREFTTGIVGTGDRARCVGTMEIILNHKAEQDVYSYTNKEECESLVKYVATKGKEKEECEQLALDAYRVLGCEDAARVDIRYDADGRASFMEINPLPGLHPEHSDLPILAGLNGIPFPELMKMIMDSAVSKITSAIHKT